Sequence from the Fibrobacter sp. UWR2 genome:
ATCCTCTGTTGCGCTCAACACAGCCTCTATCGGCGAAGAAACGGTACCCGGCACGCTGGATGTCGTGATTGTGGACCGCGAAACGGAGCAGACGACTGCCATCGGCACGTTGGATACCGCTACTGGCGAGATCAAGATGATCGATAACTGGTTCGATATGAAGGGCCGCAAGCTGAATAGCAAGCCAACGGCCAAGGGAATTTACTATTATAATGGTAAACGAGTAATGGTGAAGTAGGATGGATCAAAAAAAGGAATACATGGTACCTCAGATGAAAATAGTGGTCCTTGATCTCGGAGTTAAACTCTTGGGTGAGAGTGATCCTGATTCATTTGACGTTATCATTAAAGACCGTCCTTAATTCAAGAGGAAAAAGATGGATAAAAAGAAAGATTATATCGCTCCGGAAATGGAAACTGTTGAATTGAAGGCTCAAGTCAATCTGCTTGAAGAAAGTGATATTCATGGTGACACAGCCTTCGCTCCTCACGAACAGGACCCGCTGGCTTAAGTCTTGAGTTCCGGTTTGGAGGATAGGCTCTTCACCCTCATTCGGCTCGCATTCGGTGCAGGCGAGGGGGAGTGTGCTAATTTCAACGTAGAGACCGCTGAAGAGTGGTCTCTTTTGTATTCCCTGGCGGCCAAGCTCTCGGTCGTGGGGATTGCCTACCGGGGCATCTGCAAACTCCCGAAGGACCGGCGACCGCCGTTGGACCTCGCCTTCCAGTGGGCTAGCGAGGCGGAGGCTATCAGCGGGCATAACCGCCTGATAAATACCGAGGCCGCGAACCTTACCGAACTTTTCCAGAAGCAGGGGAGGCGTACCGCCATCCTGAAGGGGGCGGCCAACGCACGCCTTTACCCGGACAAGTTCATGCGGCAGTGCGGCGATATCGACATCTGGGTCGATGGCGGGCGCGAGAAGGTTGTGGCCCTCCTGCAGGAACTCGGGATGATGTCGCCCGAACCGACGGGCTCGTTCTTCTTTGCGCGCAACAAATCGCGCGAGGAACTTTACGTAGAGGCAAAAAGGCGTCTGGCCGTCTCTGGCCACCATGTGCATCTTGCGCAAAAGTTGAACGGTGTCAGCGTCGAGGTGCATTTCCGGCCGTCTTCGGGGAACTTGAACCCGTTTACGAACAGGCGGCTGCAGCGCTTCCTTGCCCGTGAACTCGAGCATACGGAGGCTGTTCCGGAGGGCTTCTGCGCGCCGTCGATCAAGTTCGCCCTCGCGATGCAGCTTTCGCACGTCCAGCGGCATTT
This genomic interval carries:
- a CDS encoding nucleotidyltransferase family protein, which translates into the protein MSSGLEDRLFTLIRLAFGAGEGECANFNVETAEEWSLLYSLAAKLSVVGIAYRGICKLPKDRRPPLDLAFQWASEAEAISGHNRLINTEAANLTELFQKQGRRTAILKGAANARLYPDKFMRQCGDIDIWVDGGREKVVALLQELGMMSPEPTGSFFFARNKSREELYVEAKRRLAVSGHHVHLAQKLNGVSVEVHFRPSSGNLNPFTNRRLQRFLARELEHTEAVPEGFCAPSIKFALAMQLSHVQRHFIAGGIGLKQVVDYFVLLMNAPEDDRRELAGLLRKFGLYHTCRALMWVLGNTLGLERERMLCAPDERLGKQMLEQILRGGNFGYYEKGERLSMIPRWFYRRRRAWRFWSFGPTEVIFSEIFYWRNLFRSIPIRIKLRKASIRDLF